The proteins below come from a single Stomoxys calcitrans chromosome 1, idStoCalc2.1, whole genome shotgun sequence genomic window:
- the LOC131996398 gene encoding uncharacterized protein LOC131996398 codes for MSGRRRRANIGRSTVNARRARSARDEESSTEREARLSQLRERNRTARERESSMEREARRSQDRVRRRVQRARESSVDHEARLSQNRNRIQRTRESAQTHSNAEQNGQPISHRWVNKEYSAMNYDPLICYKDDRIVSIGTMSVVCEYCLALKFKDESKGLCCLQGKVKLEEILPPPEPLHSLLTGDHPKSKQFIRNIRRYNNAFQMTSFKSKQVVERGFMPTFKIQGQVYHLAGSLLPLRPDDHKFLQIYFIADPDTQASTRCSIVAQPIDIDLIRSLQDMLHSHNSYIQSFKTAIESVPVDTPDYNVVIHANKVPVGEHRGRYNAPSTSEVAVVIAGQQFDKRDIVLRSRDDNLQKISELHRSYDSLQYPLMLCRGEDGYTINVPQVDPTSSAPLRKTVSCMNYYCYRIMTRQNNFNSLLRYGMLTNQYFVDQYAKIESERLAYIRNNQTKLRAENYVHLQDALQANEHSNNIGQLVILPSSFTGGPRYLHEKSQDAMTYVRHYGKPDLFITATCNPNWPEIKENINTNLTPQDRYDIVNRVFHLKVQKLLHLINKSHIFGPPRCHMYTIEWQKRGLPHVHLLVWLVNKIRPNQIDSVISAELPVKEDDPVLFEIVKKHRVHGPCGTLNRNSACMRDSKCSKKFPKPFQIQTSTSDDGYPKYRRRSPDQGGQSATVGNYDIDNRWIVPHNPLLLKIFDAHINVELCSSIKSIQYVTKYINKGSDQATFSIQSPNEVETYQSGRYICSSEAVWRMLSFEVHDRAPTIVHLAVHLENGQRVYFTENNIQEVVYNPRDTTLTAFFKLCAQDDFAKTLTYDRVPTYYTWNQSSKTFQRRKQGTAVDGFPGIKKN; via the coding sequence ATGTCCGGAAGACGTCGTCGTGCGAACATAGGTCGTAGTACAGTGAATGCCAGAAGAGCACGTTCAGCAAGAGATGAAGAATCGTCAACGGAACGCGAGGCTCGCCTCAGCCAGCTCCGAGAAAGAAATAGAACTGCGAGAGAAAGAGAATCCTCAATGGAGCGTGAGGCTCGCCGCAGCCAGGATCGGGTTAGACGTAGAGTTCAGAGAGCCAGAGAATCCTCTGTAGATCATGAGGCTCGCCTCAGCCAGAATAGAAATCGAATACAGAGAACGAGAGAATCAGCACAGACACATAGTAACGCTGAACAAAACGGACAACCGATCAGCCACAGATGGGTAAATAAAGAATATTCTGCCATGAATTACGATCCTTTGATTTGTTACAAGGATGATCGTATTGTGTCCATAGGTACTATGTCAGTAGTGTGTGAATATTGTTTGGCATTGAAGTTCAAGGACGAATCGAAAGGTTTGTGTTGCTTACAAGGAAAAGTAAAATTAGAAGAAATTCTTCCTCCACCTGAACCACTTCACTCTCTGCTTACGGGTGATCATCCGAAATCCAAACAATTCATACGCAATATCCGCCGTTACAATAACGCATTTCAAATGACGTCTTTCAAAAGTAAGCAAGTTGTTGAGCGCGGTTTTATGCCTACATTTAAAATTCAAGGGCAAGTGTATCACTTGGCTGGGAGCTTGCTACCACTTCGACCAGATGAtcacaaatttctgcaaatttattttattgcagACCCAGATACACAAGCATCAACGCGGTGTTCGATTGTCGCACAGCCAATAGATATAGATTTGATCAGATCTCTTCAAGATATGTTACATTCTCATAACAGCTACATTCAGTCTTTTAAAACTGCTATTGAGAGTGTTCCAGTAGATACTCCAGACTACAATGTCGTAATCCATGCAAATAAAGTTCCTGTTGGAGAACACAGAGGGCGATATAATGCGCCGTCCACGAGTGAAGTAGCAGTGGTAATAGCTGGACAGCAATTCGACAAAAGAGATATTGTGTTGCGCAGTCGTGAtgataatttgcaaaaaatatcaGAGTTACACAGATCTTATGACAGCTTACAATATCCTTTGATGCTATGTCGCGGAGAAGATGGTTATACCATTAATGTTCCTCAAGTTGACCCAACCAGTAGTGCACCTCTGCGTAAGACAGTGTCGTGTATGAACTACTATTGCTACCGTATAATGACAAGACAAAACAATTTCAACTCTTTGCTTAGATATGGAATGTTGACAAACCAATACTTTGTCGatcaatatgcgaaaattgaaTCTGAGAGATTGGCTTACATTCGTAACAATCAAACTAAATTGAGAGCAGAAAATTACGTTCACCTTCAGGATGCTTTACAGGCGAATGAACACAGCAACAACATTGGACAGTTGGTTATACTACCTTCATCATTCACAGGTGGACCTCGATATTTACATGAAAAATCACAGGACGCAATGACTTATGTCAGACATTACGGTAAACCTGATTTATTCATTACTGCAACATGTAACCCAAATTGGCCAGAaatcaaagaaaatattaataCCAATTTAACTCCACAAGACAGATATGATATAGTTAATAGAGTCTTCCATTTAAAAGTACAGAAACTCCTACACCTCATTAACAAGTCTCATATATTCGGTCCGCCGCGCTGTCATATGTACACTATAGAGTGGCAGAAACGTGGTTTGCCACATGTACATCTGCTGGTGTGGTTAGTGAACAAAATTAGACCAAATCAAATCGACAGCGTAATTTCAGCTGAATTACCGGTTAAGGAAGATGATCCCGTCCTGTTTGAAATAGTAAAAAAACACAGGGTACACGGTCCCTGCGGGACTTTAAATCGTAATTCTGCATGTATGCGAGATTCCAAATGCAGCAAAAAATTTCCGAAGCCgtttcaaatacaaacatctACTAGCGATGACGGATATCCCAAATATCGACGACGATCGCCAGATCAGGGTGGGCAAAGTGCCACAGTCGGAAACTACGATATTGATAACCGATGGATCGTTCCACATAATCCGctccttttaaaaatttttgatgcccacaTCAACGTCGAGTTGTGCAGTTCAATAAAGTCGATCCAATATGTTACTAAATACATTAATAAAGGTAGCGATCAAGCTACTTTCAGCATACAATCACCAAATGAAGTGGAAACATATCAGTCTGGACGTTACATATGCAGTTCTGAAGCAGTATGGAGGATGTTATCATTCGAAGTTCACGACCGAGCTCCCACTATTGTCCACCTTGCAGTTCATTTAGAAAATGGACAAAGAGTATATTTCACTGAGAACAATATACAAGAAGTTGTCTATAACCCGCGGGACACTACATTAACAGCATTCTTCAAGTTATGCGCTCAAGATGATTTCGC